The Halictus rubicundus isolate RS-2024b chromosome 3, iyHalRubi1_principal, whole genome shotgun sequence genome includes a region encoding these proteins:
- the LOC143352509 gene encoding uncharacterized protein LOC143352509, whose amino-acid sequence MSRLSERDSRRWSTVSRARKTSSGSSTPIEEPTYVKNTSTPLRNRWSDSEEINRSLRIQRDVGEETQEESDEESGKSRGRKGSLVRAKGTLGRQDDRERVPQRRKGRHESRKRQKRDRSPEPSPEEGQKVSTSSSKRYAEDDGDRLKRKHEGEDELPITEILKRSQENARTKYEHQLPLPELTTDKIYVQHRGGFSALKIRSRDSRSGQKLEPAGDNEEKRDSPPISVAIAVQQLWKSAGHVFQGLLGGMALMHFIMLQVCFDATMEFVEEHSRICEIYTNIFSFLIILCIVSTLDKFDLARLDVDHLREIYVDYSKTVIAVPLYLVVFCLHQVCSRTDNLLASAHYYTSNFSIWDNVTDVQSVLDNLNSWQRMSMSKDILAVLAWLFVSLGTKDDAFLIHLQSMEKYAGNVDQSRE is encoded by the exons ATGAGTCGATTGTCAGAAAGAGATTCGCGACGATGGAGCACCGTTTCGCGTGCAAGAAAAACCAGTTCAGGATCCTCGACGCCTATCGAAGAACCTACGTACGTGAAGAACACAAGCACACCTTTGAGGAACAGGTGGTCGGACTCGGAGGAGATCAACAGGTCCTTGCGAATTCAGCGAGACGTCGGCGAAGAGACGCAAGAGGAGTCTGATGAGGAATCGGGAAAATCTAGAGGACGCAAAGGCTCCCTGGTGCGAGCTAAGGGGACGTTGGGGCGTCAGGATGATCGGGAGAGGGTTCCTCAGAGGCGCAAGGGAAGACACGAGTCGAGGAAGAGACAGAAAAGAGACAGGAGCCCGGAACCCTCTCCTGAAGAGGGGCAGAAAGTGTCGACTTCCTCCAGTAAACGCTATGCTGAAGACGATGGGGATCGCTTGAAGAGGAAGCATGAAG GGGAGGACGAGTTGCCAATTACCGAGATCTTGAAGAGGAGCcaagagaacgcgcgcacgaaaTACGAGCACCAGCTGCCGCTTCCGGAACTGACCACGGATAAGATCTACGTTCAGCACCGGGGCGGTTTCAGCGCCCTGAAAATTAGGTCGAGAGACTCTCGGTCAGGGCAGAAGCTCGAACCAGCTGGGGACAATGAAGAGAAACGAGATTCGCCGCCGATTAGCGTTGCTATCGCGGTTCAACAGCTTTGGAAGAGCGCGGGCCACGTGTTTCAAGGTCTCCTGGGTGGCATGGCACTCATGCACTTTATAATG CTGCAAGTGTGCTTCGACGCGACCATGGAGTTCGTTGAGGAGCATTCGAGGATCTGCGAGATTTATACTAACATCTTCTCCTTTCTGATAATCCTCTGCATCGTCTCGACTCTCGATAA ATTCGATTTGGCACGGCTCGACGTCGATCACCTGCGAGAGATCTACGTAGACTACAGCAAAACCGTGATCGCCGTGCCATTGTACCTGGTCGTCTTCTGTCTTCATCAAGTTTGCTCCAGGACCGACAATCTGCTAGCCTCGGCTCACTATTACACTTCGAACTTCAGTATTTGGGATAAC GTGACGGATGTTCAGAGTGTTTTGGATAATTTGAACAGCTGGCAGAGGATGTCGATGTCGAAAGACATTCTCGCGGTGCTCGCATGGTTGTTCGTTTCTTTGGGCACCAAGGATGACGCGTTTCTGATTCATCTGCAGTCCATGGAGAAGTATGCTGGCAACGTGGACCAGTCTAGAGAATAA